A stretch of the Fusarium musae strain F31 chromosome 2, whole genome shotgun sequence genome encodes the following:
- a CDS encoding hypothetical protein (MEROPS:MER0033188) has protein sequence MVHNWCNCVPNSANTEFDAGAVLRTQKGNVLESNIYEYLGIRYAKAPTGDLRWKAPQEPESTTGTLKAQEYAPYCPGVNDGLSSRIDEDCLFANIWTPANATSDSKLPVMVFFQSGGYIRNASPYVNGTRLISASNNNIIFVNFNYRVGMFGFLASKEVKEDGDFNAGLLDQRFLLSWIQKHIEVFGGDPEHVILHGESAGAGSVALQLVAYGGKDEGLFAGAIAESTFMPGLPSPDDLQYQFDRVANATDCADADDALKCLRGIKSPDLQTHNEKAPFDGRTYRSYFYWAPTTDGDMFSDLPSKLYEKGEFVKVPLLSGSCTNEGSNYAVNAGSSAQFIRYMQNEYPYLTTDDTETILDLYPQEPKIAKHDTWFPSASRAYGEATFICPTNNILNAFAEHADPKTLWSYRYNVAIEEFTNDGYGVPHVSNAPAVFGPDMTAAKAGPSYRTYNAPMVPIVQNYWISFVRSFDPNTHRDEDAPRWENWGDDQRRLVFELNNNTMESVNKGQRERCEAWLDMSGSTKQ, from the exons ATGGTTCATAATTGGTGCAATTGCGTGCCTAATAGTGCTAATACTGAGTTTGACGCTGGGGCTGTATTACGGACTCAAAAAG GCAATGTCCTCGAGAGCAATATCTATGAGTATCTCGGTATACGCTATGCAAAAGCCCCAACCGGCGATCTTCGATGGAAAGCACCGCAGGAACCCGAGTCCACAACCGGAACACTAAAGGCTCAAGAG TACGCCCCTTACTGCCCGGGAGTCAACGACGGTCTCAGCTCGCGCATCGACGAAGACTGTCTATTCGCCAACATATGGACTCCTGCAAATGCAACCTCTGACTCAAAACTCCCCGTCATGGTCTTCTTCCAATCAGGTGGCTACATTAGGAACGCTTCTCCATACGTGAACGGCACACGGCTCATCTCGGCctcaaacaacaacatcatctttgTAAACTTCAACTACCGTGTTGGCATGTTTGGTTTCCTCGCTTCCAAAGAGGtcaaagaagatggcgacTTCAACGCAGGATTGTTGGACCAGAGGTTCCTCCTCAGCTGGATCCAGAAACACATCGAGGTGTTTGGCGGTGATCCTGAGCATGTTATCCTCCATGGTGAATCTGCCGGTGCCGGATCTGTGGCCCTTCAGCTCGTTGCCTACGGTGGAAAAGACGAGGGTCTTTTTGCTGGTGCCATTGCTGAGTCGACATTCATGCCTGGTCTCCCTAGCCCTGACGATCTACAGTATCAGTTCGATCGAGTTGCCAACGCCACAGACTGTGCTGATGCCGACGACGCATTGAAGTGCCTCCGTGGAATCAAGTCGCCGGACCTTCAAACCCACAACGAAAAGGCTCCTTTCGATGGCCGCACTTATCGATCTTACTTCTACTGGGCACCCACTACTGATGGTGACATGTTTTCAGACTTGCCTTCTAAGCTCTACGAGAAGGGCGAATTTGTCAAGGTGCCACTACTGTCTGGCTCTTGTACAAATG AGGGATCCAACTATGCCGTCAACGCAGGCAGCTCAGCCCAGTTCATACGCTACATGCAGAATGAATACCCCTATTTGACCACAGATGACACCGAGACTATTCTCGACCTCTACCCACAAGAGCCCAAGATCGCAAAACACGATACTTGGTTCCCCTCAGCCTCGCGTGCATACGGCGAAGCAACTTTCATCTGCCCAACaaacaacatcctcaacgCCTTCGCTGAGCACGCCGACCCCAAGACCCTCTGGTCCTATCGCTATAATGTTGCCATTGAAGAGTTCACAAACGACGGCTATGGCGTTCCTCATGTCTCCAATGCGCCCGCCGTCTTTGGCCCTGATATGACAGCTGCCAAAGCTGGCCCCAGCTATCGCACTTACAACGCGCCCATGGTCCCCATCGTCCAGAACTACTGGATCAGTTTTGTCCGTAGCTTCGACCCAAACACTCACCGTGACGAGGATGCTCCTCGATGGGAGAATTGGGGCGATGACCAGCGACGTCTAGTTTTTGAAttgaacaacaacaccatggAGAGTGTGAACAAGGGTCAACGGGAGCGATGCGAGGCTTGGTTAGATATGAGTGGTTCTACCAAGCAGTAA